In Symmachiella dynata, the following are encoded in one genomic region:
- a CDS encoding serine/threonine protein kinase: MSENESSIDNYKLSSCLSQGRHSQVWEANDSGSGRTVALKVLLPEAFADKEQKQILKLEAKVGKSLEHPNIIRVYECIVSRNHAYIAMELFRAPNAKVQLVSDKASIQRRARKLIEQTAMALSHMHERGWIHKDVKPENILINKSSEVRLIDFSLSGRPAGSLGKMVNRKKKGPVQGTRTYMAPEQIRNQPLSPIADIYGFGITVYEILAGRPPFRSPHPDELLMDHLKTTPAPPSEFNDNITAEMDQIVLKMLAKLPKNRQSGIDEFLSEFRNVQIFKESLPEQAQRTEQEINEDKLKDQDEGIASRIDSRLDAMRTEALKKNPGSVKAPEKTKSKVNIKAEPIEKPKAPAPPAQQQPAQQPPQQPTGQPPQPFPQPGMPLQAMTPEQMAMHQQMLQQQQAYYQQMMHQQAMQNQMYPQPGMQQPPGMQPPGMQPPQMPPQPMPPQQQQPPQPTAPQATQQPPAPDPGQAQPPQPKPAPPQEQKPPEKESEGTIMSIDDMEDIFKTLPDV, from the coding sequence GTGTCAGAAAATGAATCATCTATCGACAACTACAAATTGTCCAGCTGTCTGTCGCAAGGGAGACACAGCCAAGTCTGGGAAGCGAACGATTCCGGGAGTGGGCGGACCGTTGCGCTGAAGGTGTTGCTCCCCGAGGCATTTGCAGACAAGGAACAAAAGCAGATCTTGAAGTTGGAAGCCAAGGTGGGCAAGTCACTGGAGCATCCCAATATTATCCGGGTCTACGAATGCATTGTGAGCCGCAACCACGCCTATATCGCCATGGAGTTATTTCGCGCTCCCAACGCCAAGGTGCAATTGGTCAGCGATAAAGCCTCCATACAGCGGCGAGCGCGCAAGTTGATCGAACAGACAGCCATGGCGCTGTCCCATATGCACGAACGCGGTTGGATCCATAAGGACGTTAAGCCAGAGAACATTCTCATTAACAAATCCTCCGAGGTGCGGTTGATTGACTTTTCATTGTCAGGCCGGCCGGCCGGTTCGTTGGGCAAAATGGTCAATCGCAAAAAGAAGGGGCCCGTACAAGGTACGCGGACTTACATGGCTCCTGAGCAAATTCGCAATCAGCCGTTATCACCCATCGCCGATATTTATGGCTTCGGCATTACGGTGTATGAAATCTTGGCAGGGCGGCCCCCGTTTCGTTCGCCGCACCCCGACGAACTATTGATGGACCATCTGAAGACCACTCCCGCCCCCCCTTCGGAATTCAACGACAACATTACGGCGGAAATGGACCAGATCGTTTTGAAGATGCTCGCCAAATTGCCGAAGAACCGTCAAAGCGGCATCGATGAATTTTTGTCCGAATTCCGTAACGTCCAAATCTTCAAAGAATCTCTCCCCGAGCAGGCGCAACGGACGGAACAAGAAATCAACGAGGATAAACTCAAAGATCAAGATGAGGGCATCGCGTCACGCATCGACAGTCGATTGGACGCGATGCGAACCGAGGCGCTCAAAAAGAATCCTGGCTCTGTCAAAGCCCCTGAGAAAACCAAATCGAAGGTCAATATCAAAGCCGAGCCCATCGAAAAGCCGAAAGCTCCTGCGCCTCCAGCACAGCAGCAACCTGCCCAGCAGCCGCCCCAACAACCAACAGGCCAGCCTCCGCAACCCTTCCCGCAACCAGGCATGCCGCTGCAGGCGATGACCCCCGAACAAATGGCCATGCATCAGCAAATGCTCCAACAGCAACAGGCGTATTACCAGCAGATGATGCACCAGCAAGCCATGCAGAATCAAATGTATCCGCAACCGGGTATGCAGCAACCCCCGGGTATGCAGCCTCCAGGTATGCAGCCACCGCAAATGCCGCCACAACCGATGCCGCCGCAGCAGCAACAGCCTCCGCAACCAACTGCGCCCCAAGCCACTCAGCAACCTCCGGCGCCGGATCCAGGCCAAGCACAACCGCCCCAACCCAAACCAGCCCCTCCACAAGAGCAAAAGCCTCCGGAAAAAGAATCTGAAGGAACGATCATGAGCATCGACGATATGGAGGATATCTTCAAGACGCTCCCCGATGTCTAA
- a CDS encoding acyltransferase family protein: MTTTPAASLTPAPRLISLDAYRGFTMLAMASGGLGLAEVATHHPDSAVWQEIARQMEHLPWVGCVAWDLIQPSFMFMVGVSMAYSYASRQRRGDSYGQMFRHALFRGIILTLLGVFLRSNHKPETYWTFEDVVSQIGLGYVFLFLLWGRSAKVQFTVAMLVLIGYWALFAFWPLPGTDFDYASAGVDPDWEYNLSGFAAHWNKNTNAAHAFDVWFLNLFPRSTVFQNNGGGYHTLSFIPSLATMIFGLMAGELLRSPRGGGRKFLILVGTGALAMAVGYALDFYDICPIVKRIWTPSWTIYSSGICLLILAAFYGVIDLGGIQFWAWPAVVVGMNSIAIYIMTWLFKGWIRETYQTHLGQEIFNIFGEQYASLVEHMAILLAMWLICLWMYRRKIFLRI; the protein is encoded by the coding sequence ATGACCACCACGCCAGCCGCCTCGCTGACACCCGCGCCGCGTTTAATCTCGCTCGATGCCTATCGCGGATTCACGATGTTGGCGATGGCGTCGGGCGGATTGGGATTGGCCGAGGTGGCCACGCATCATCCCGACAGTGCCGTGTGGCAGGAAATTGCCCGTCAGATGGAGCATCTGCCCTGGGTGGGCTGTGTGGCTTGGGATTTGATTCAACCCTCGTTCATGTTCATGGTCGGCGTCTCGATGGCTTATTCGTACGCCAGCCGGCAACGCCGTGGCGATTCTTACGGCCAGATGTTTCGCCATGCGTTGTTTCGCGGAATCATCTTAACGCTGTTGGGTGTCTTCCTGCGCTCGAACCACAAACCGGAAACCTACTGGACGTTCGAAGATGTCGTTTCGCAGATCGGGCTGGGGTATGTGTTTTTGTTTCTGCTCTGGGGCCGCTCCGCCAAAGTCCAATTCACCGTGGCCATGCTGGTGCTGATTGGGTATTGGGCGCTGTTTGCCTTCTGGCCGTTGCCCGGCACCGATTTCGACTACGCATCCGCCGGTGTCGATCCCGATTGGGAGTACAACCTCTCAGGATTCGCCGCACATTGGAATAAAAACACGAATGCCGCACATGCGTTTGACGTTTGGTTTTTGAATCTCTTCCCACGCAGCACCGTGTTTCAAAATAACGGCGGCGGGTATCACACGCTCAGTTTTATTCCCTCATTAGCCACGATGATCTTTGGATTGATGGCTGGGGAACTGCTCCGCAGCCCGCGCGGCGGCGGACGCAAGTTCTTGATTCTCGTCGGCACCGGTGCTCTGGCCATGGCGGTCGGTTACGCATTGGATTTCTACGACATCTGCCCAATCGTGAAGCGGATTTGGACGCCAAGTTGGACGATCTACAGCAGCGGGATTTGCTTATTGATCCTAGCGGCGTTCTACGGCGTCATCGACCTGGGTGGCATCCAGTTTTGGGCCTGGCCGGCAGTGGTTGTCGGCATGAATTCCATCGCCATTTATATCATGACTTGGTTGTTCAAAGGTTGGATTCGCGAGACATACCAAACACACCTTGGCCAAGAGATATTCAACATCTTTGGCGAACAGTATGCATCGCTCGTCGAGCATATGGCGATCCTGTTGGCCATGTGGTTGATTTGCCTGTGGATGTACCGCCGTAAGATTTTCCTCCGTATTTAA
- a CDS encoding acetyl-CoA carboxylase carboxyltransferase subunit alpha, with translation MATYQPLPFERPIQELEKQLADLNAQENSTPEHAEQIRQLKLEITRLTREIFDNLGAWETVQVARQTGRPQTPDYIELVFDEFVELHGDRAIGDDRAILTGLAKINGRKIMLIGQQKGRTIQERSDCHYGCAHPEGYRKALSRMQMAAKYGLPIICFIDTPGAYPGIGAEERGQAYTIAYNLREMSRIPTPITAVVLGEGGSGGALGIGIADHVAVLQHAYYSVISPEGCAGILWKHVKHADKAAQALKFTSADLLRMGIVDEVIPEPLGGAHRNHRRMAMALKASLTESLKSMDGLSKEELLDRRYEKFRRIGVFEETAIEETLAATDNDPAADADTDAEMTPDANS, from the coding sequence ATGGCGACATATCAACCGCTCCCGTTCGAGCGGCCGATTCAAGAACTCGAAAAGCAACTGGCCGATCTCAATGCGCAAGAAAATTCGACGCCTGAACACGCCGAACAGATCCGCCAATTGAAGTTGGAAATCACGCGATTGACGCGCGAAATTTTCGACAATCTTGGTGCCTGGGAAACGGTGCAGGTGGCCCGACAGACCGGTCGGCCACAAACGCCCGACTACATCGAACTGGTGTTCGACGAATTTGTCGAGCTGCATGGCGACCGAGCGATTGGAGACGACCGCGCCATTCTCACCGGACTGGCCAAAATCAACGGTCGCAAGATCATGCTGATCGGCCAGCAAAAAGGACGGACGATCCAGGAGCGAAGCGATTGCCACTATGGCTGCGCTCATCCCGAAGGGTATCGCAAGGCGCTGTCACGGATGCAAATGGCGGCCAAATATGGACTGCCGATCATCTGCTTCATCGACACGCCCGGCGCCTATCCGGGGATCGGTGCCGAAGAACGCGGTCAAGCCTACACGATCGCATACAACCTCCGCGAGATGTCGCGCATCCCGACACCGATCACGGCGGTCGTGCTGGGGGAAGGGGGGTCAGGTGGAGCTTTGGGAATCGGCATCGCCGACCACGTTGCCGTCTTGCAGCACGCCTACTATTCGGTGATCAGCCCCGAAGGCTGTGCGGGCATTTTATGGAAGCATGTGAAACATGCCGACAAGGCGGCCCAGGCGCTCAAGTTTACCTCAGCCGACCTTTTGAGAATGGGGATTGTCGACGAGGTGATTCCCGAGCCGTTGGGAGGCGCACACCGCAACCACCGGCGGATGGCGATGGCTCTCAAAGCCAGTCTGACCGAAAGCCTCAAATCGATGGATGGACTTTCGAAAGAGGAACTACTCGATCGGCGTTATGAGAAATTCCGCCGCATCGGAGTCTTTGAAGAAACCGCTATTGAGGAAACGCTCGCGGCCACCGACAACGACCCCGCCGCTGATGCTGATACGGATGCTGAGATGACTCCCGACGCCAATAGCTAA
- a CDS encoding 2-hydroxyacid dehydrogenase → MTQIPIMGDGLPQPLLEMLGAEFEVLPWDDAPDSPALARAEAVIAYGHPPVDGSLMDRAPQLKVISNHGVGVDHIDVAAALQRGIPVGNTPGCLDAATADMTMALMLATARNVVVGDKYARSPEFLHYDPAILIGQEVTGSKLGIIGMGRIGKQVAKRATGFDMQITYHNRHRDSEAESEYKAEYRSLDDLLAESDFVVLNCPLTPETTGLISGPQFEIMKSSAILINMARGPVVDPAALFTALSTGQIAAAGIDVTDPEPLPRGHELLTLENLIITPHLGSASNRTRERMMRMTVENLHAGLQGKPLPYSVDK, encoded by the coding sequence ATGACTCAAATCCCCATTATGGGTGACGGATTGCCGCAACCGTTGTTGGAGATGCTCGGCGCGGAATTTGAAGTGCTCCCCTGGGACGACGCTCCTGACTCCCCTGCCCTGGCCCGTGCTGAAGCGGTCATCGCTTACGGACATCCTCCAGTCGATGGTTCCCTGATGGACCGGGCACCCCAACTGAAGGTGATTAGCAATCACGGTGTGGGCGTCGACCACATCGACGTAGCCGCTGCCCTTCAACGCGGTATTCCGGTCGGTAATACGCCCGGTTGTCTCGATGCTGCAACCGCCGATATGACGATGGCGCTGATGTTGGCGACGGCCCGGAACGTGGTGGTTGGCGACAAGTATGCGCGTAGCCCGGAGTTTCTCCACTACGATCCGGCCATTCTCATTGGACAGGAAGTGACCGGCAGCAAGCTGGGGATCATCGGCATGGGCCGTATCGGCAAACAGGTTGCCAAGCGCGCCACCGGTTTCGATATGCAGATCACATACCACAACCGGCACCGCGATTCCGAGGCGGAAAGCGAATACAAAGCGGAGTATCGCAGCTTAGATGATTTGTTGGCTGAGAGTGATTTCGTGGTGCTCAACTGCCCGCTGACTCCGGAAACGACGGGACTGATCTCCGGGCCACAGTTTGAAATCATGAAATCATCGGCCATCTTGATCAACATGGCTCGCGGTCCGGTCGTCGATCCGGCCGCACTCTTTACCGCGCTCTCAACTGGGCAAATTGCCGCGGCGGGAATCGATGTCACTGATCCGGAACCATTGCCGCGTGGACATGAACTGTTGACGCTGGAGAACCTGATCATCACGCCGCACTTGGGCAGCGCCTCGAACCGCACCCGCGAGCGAATGATGCGCATGACGGTGGAGAATCTTCACGCTGGATTGCAGGGGAAACCGCTTCCCTATTCTGTTGACAAGTAG
- a CDS encoding lysylphosphatidylglycerol synthase transmembrane domain-containing protein, protein MQETIEQIQPQHRMCACWGLLTTFHDAEETRPLDKLFAIAGKLKWPFAIGMLAYLLFQHWDNFEKLRHGQKDWGFFALGFTLVAGCAALTFVRWYLLVWAQEFDFTLKDAFRLGGFGLLCNYGGPGIVGGDLLKAAMVARNQQSRRAVAAATVVLDRILGLLALFMVGALATLFVDFDTAALNEAAATAAAADKSQEQGFLASVPMMSVVGWSLWGGSIAGVAGLMIMLTPGSTRWPILQKLVGLKYVGKTLADLLNGIALYQTKRRVVALAVVISLIGHAGLVAGFYCCARSLNVWVPNLWAHYYFMPAAELFASVIPVPGGVGPLEGAISFFYGLTAVGHVAKQTAEATGVAAALVFRVTSVVTAVMGAGYYMLTKPKSEPDLLSSETLDPPQEPSPAT, encoded by the coding sequence GTGCAAGAAACGATTGAGCAGATCCAACCGCAGCATCGAATGTGCGCTTGTTGGGGATTGTTGACGACATTCCACGATGCTGAGGAGACTCGACCGTTGGATAAGCTTTTTGCGATCGCCGGTAAACTCAAATGGCCATTTGCCATTGGCATGCTGGCCTATTTGCTGTTTCAACATTGGGATAATTTCGAAAAGCTACGTCACGGCCAAAAGGACTGGGGCTTTTTTGCTTTGGGATTCACACTGGTCGCCGGCTGCGCTGCTTTAACGTTCGTCCGTTGGTACCTGTTGGTCTGGGCGCAGGAGTTTGACTTCACGCTCAAAGACGCTTTTCGGTTGGGCGGATTTGGACTGCTTTGCAACTACGGCGGACCGGGCATTGTCGGTGGGGATTTACTCAAAGCGGCCATGGTCGCTCGCAATCAACAGTCACGCCGCGCCGTTGCTGCCGCTACGGTCGTTTTGGATCGCATTTTAGGCTTGCTCGCGCTGTTTATGGTCGGCGCCTTGGCAACGCTTTTCGTCGACTTCGACACCGCCGCCTTGAACGAAGCGGCAGCGACGGCTGCCGCGGCCGATAAGTCCCAAGAACAAGGCTTTTTAGCGTCGGTGCCCATGATGTCGGTGGTGGGCTGGAGTCTGTGGGGTGGTTCAATTGCAGGTGTTGCGGGCCTGATGATCATGCTCACGCCCGGTTCAACCCGCTGGCCGATTCTGCAAAAACTGGTCGGACTGAAATACGTTGGAAAAACGTTGGCAGATCTGCTCAACGGGATCGCCCTCTATCAAACCAAACGGCGTGTCGTGGCCCTAGCTGTGGTGATCAGCCTCATCGGACATGCGGGACTGGTGGCGGGCTTTTATTGCTGTGCCCGGTCGCTGAATGTGTGGGTCCCCAATCTGTGGGCACACTATTACTTCATGCCTGCTGCAGAGTTGTTCGCCTCGGTCATTCCGGTCCCCGGCGGCGTGGGACCATTGGAAGGCGCGATCTCGTTCTTCTATGGTTTGACAGCTGTAGGACACGTCGCCAAGCAAACCGCGGAAGCCACCGGTGTGGCGGCAGCGCTGGTATTTCGGGTCACAAGCGTCGTGACGGCGGTGATGGGAGCCGGCTATTACATGCTCACCAAACCAAAGTCGGAGCCAGACCTGCTCTCCAGCGAAACCTTGGATCCGCCGCAAGAACCGTCTCCGGCCACGTAA
- a CDS encoding efflux RND transporter periplasmic adaptor subunit, with translation MNSRSMAFKIITISATISCLGLVASVAQDRNSNRRSTKQADAEEAPAALVIKRRAVVLEDPRTYQIPMRLEPVRSIAVIAPVDGIVRSVHVKPGDVIPSQADVVRMDDTRAELLTRKAKAEVTARQIERKIAEAKSGAADEIALADANLEAARAAFELAELNQDRMVVRGAFAGTILQVHVVPGQFVRAGEAVAELADLTSLVAEIPAGRAQYKAGDKMSVTVENQAASAVVESIHAPPPRFESLRPLIDSLSMAKIQIQNSEGNFHPGQAVYVDLIPTEPVAVVPALAISNSDNGQRKVQVVREYVVRDIKISPLAQINSERIYVSGEFSPNDEVIVNASMELTDGTKLRPWVQEFDAPEETEKSKKQFQSQPRKTKSRGL, from the coding sequence GTGAATTCGAGAAGTATGGCGTTCAAAATCATCACGATATCAGCCACGATTTCCTGTTTGGGACTTGTTGCTAGTGTTGCACAAGACCGGAATTCGAATCGGCGGTCTACGAAACAGGCAGACGCTGAAGAAGCCCCCGCGGCTTTGGTGATCAAACGCCGGGCTGTGGTGCTTGAAGATCCACGCACCTATCAAATTCCGATGCGGCTGGAGCCGGTCCGTTCCATCGCTGTCATCGCGCCGGTGGATGGCATTGTACGAAGTGTCCACGTCAAACCGGGAGATGTGATCCCGTCGCAAGCTGACGTGGTTCGCATGGATGATACGCGTGCGGAACTATTAACACGCAAAGCCAAAGCTGAAGTGACAGCGCGGCAAATTGAAAGAAAAATTGCCGAGGCAAAAAGCGGTGCGGCCGATGAAATCGCCTTGGCTGACGCGAATTTGGAAGCAGCGCGGGCGGCGTTCGAATTGGCTGAACTAAATCAAGATCGAATGGTTGTTCGCGGCGCATTTGCGGGCACCATTTTGCAAGTGCATGTTGTCCCGGGCCAATTCGTGAGAGCAGGGGAGGCAGTGGCGGAATTGGCCGATTTGACGAGTCTGGTCGCGGAGATTCCTGCAGGTCGAGCACAATACAAAGCGGGCGACAAAATGTCGGTCACAGTAGAAAACCAAGCAGCTTCGGCTGTCGTGGAATCAATCCATGCACCGCCACCGCGATTTGAATCATTACGCCCGTTGATCGATTCGCTCTCGATGGCGAAGATTCAAATTCAAAACAGCGAAGGAAATTTTCACCCCGGCCAAGCGGTCTATGTCGATCTGATTCCGACCGAACCGGTGGCTGTGGTCCCAGCCTTGGCGATTTCCAATTCTGACAACGGGCAGCGGAAGGTCCAGGTTGTTCGAGAGTATGTCGTTCGCGACATCAAGATATCTCCGTTGGCCCAAATCAATTCGGAGCGGATCTATGTATCGGGAGAATTTTCACCAAACGACGAAGTGATCGTCAACGCGTCGATGGAATTGACCGATGGAACAAAATTGCGTCCGTGGGTTCAGGAGTTCGACGCACCTGAAGAAACCGAAAAGAGTAAAAAGCAGTTTCAGTCGCAGCCGCGTAAGACAAAATCTAGAGGTTTGTAG
- a CDS encoding peroxiredoxin family protein, which produces MTALLSNLVVLSVLASPLADSNAVELRYRGALIETGRESNGDTVKRFNLYCLVSKAEGDGQRLAFLVDENGGGSWAWPEQYGQIDLDAALRPTNPAQIRLLYTHEGEPTSIRVRRPLFEHHDKLAENANWTVGNSKYSVVGSAKVQDWDCWRVEAVTNFGLREELAVEKQTGLIVSARRDLTRGKGVPFSLSFELQSHKPLEKADHDKLQKPISTLAKLQADLKRPENEMNAELTSDQLKVTELIAEQLQQEAEDTPYARLAASIRRDLKRQMRRYDEVEKLSANFVGKAAPEFSLQPLRGEAIDAAAMKGNVVVLHFWDYKYDPLVEPYGQAPYLDYSYTRYKKLGVQVYGVAVNSLFSDANTRGAALQSTRKFKSFMNLSYPLAIDAGELVAKFGDPRRVGAKLPLWVVIGADGKVAHYSIGFYDINPDEGLRPLDKAVGKAVRAKREAKND; this is translated from the coding sequence ATGACCGCTTTATTGTCCAACCTCGTCGTCCTGTCTGTTCTCGCGTCCCCCTTGGCCGATTCCAATGCCGTCGAGCTCCGCTATCGCGGTGCTTTGATCGAAACGGGACGAGAATCCAACGGCGACACCGTCAAACGGTTCAATCTCTACTGCCTCGTGAGCAAGGCCGAAGGAGATGGGCAGCGTTTAGCGTTTCTGGTTGATGAAAACGGCGGCGGTTCCTGGGCCTGGCCCGAACAATACGGCCAGATCGATCTCGATGCCGCGCTGCGGCCCACCAATCCGGCTCAAATCCGTCTGCTCTATACGCATGAAGGCGAACCGACTTCGATTCGCGTTCGGCGTCCACTATTTGAACATCACGATAAACTGGCCGAAAATGCCAACTGGACCGTCGGCAATTCCAAGTACTCAGTCGTCGGCTCCGCCAAGGTTCAGGATTGGGACTGCTGGCGCGTGGAGGCGGTCACGAATTTTGGCCTTCGCGAAGAACTTGCCGTAGAAAAACAAACTGGGCTGATCGTCAGTGCCCGTCGCGATTTAACGCGTGGCAAAGGGGTCCCCTTCTCTCTTTCCTTTGAGCTGCAATCGCACAAACCGCTCGAAAAAGCGGATCACGACAAATTGCAAAAGCCGATCAGCACGCTGGCCAAGTTGCAAGCGGACCTCAAGCGTCCGGAAAACGAAATGAATGCCGAATTGACCTCCGATCAACTCAAGGTCACCGAATTGATCGCCGAACAATTGCAGCAAGAAGCCGAGGACACCCCCTATGCCCGACTGGCCGCGTCCATTCGTCGTGATCTCAAGCGTCAGATGCGGCGTTATGATGAGGTCGAGAAACTCTCGGCAAATTTTGTCGGCAAAGCAGCTCCTGAATTTTCTCTGCAGCCACTACGCGGTGAGGCAATTGATGCCGCAGCCATGAAAGGCAACGTGGTCGTTCTGCATTTTTGGGACTACAAATACGACCCGCTCGTCGAACCATACGGCCAAGCCCCCTACCTCGACTATTCATATACCCGATATAAAAAACTCGGCGTGCAAGTTTACGGCGTGGCCGTCAACAGCCTGTTTTCCGACGCCAACACCCGTGGCGCTGCCTTGCAGAGTACGCGAAAATTCAAGTCCTTTATGAATCTCAGTTATCCATTGGCGATCGACGCTGGTGAACTGGTCGCAAAATTCGGTGATCCACGACGCGTGGGTGCGAAACTTCCCTTGTGGGTCGTCATCGGAGCCGATGGCAAGGTGGCGCACTACAGTATCGGGTTTTACGACATCAATCCCGACGAAGGCCTGCGTCCGCTTGATAAAGCAGTTGGCAAAGCAGTTCGAGCCAAACGCGAAGCGAAGAACGACTGA
- a CDS encoding PIG-L deacetylase family protein: MSDEHRPPRILAIHAHPDDVEIQCAGTLALLKEQGCHITIATMTAGDCGSAEMGPEEIARVRRGEAQAAADLLGADYMCLEFRDFCIIIDHEGRRKTTEAVRRARPDIVLTAPPVDYMSDHEMTSRLVRDACFMAPAPNYSTEQWDPAPPIDAIPHLYYTDSVEGIDWFGNNIPPDFIVDISRTIELKQEMLACHASQRNWLLRQHGIDEYLESSRRWSAARGQQAGVAYGEGFRQHSGHPYPGDNRLLELLNSSS; this comes from the coding sequence ATGTCAGACGAACACCGACCGCCTCGTATTTTGGCCATTCATGCCCACCCCGATGATGTCGAAATTCAATGCGCGGGAACCTTGGCGTTGCTCAAAGAGCAGGGCTGCCATATCACGATTGCCACCATGACGGCCGGGGATTGTGGGAGCGCTGAGATGGGACCGGAGGAAATCGCCCGCGTCCGTCGCGGCGAGGCCCAGGCCGCAGCGGATTTGTTGGGCGCAGATTATATGTGCCTGGAATTCCGTGACTTTTGCATCATCATCGACCATGAAGGGCGGCGGAAAACCACCGAAGCCGTCCGTCGCGCGCGGCCCGATATTGTACTGACGGCGCCGCCGGTCGATTATATGAGCGACCACGAAATGACCAGCCGCTTGGTGCGGGACGCCTGTTTCATGGCCCCGGCCCCGAATTATTCGACTGAACAGTGGGATCCCGCCCCTCCGATCGACGCGATTCCCCACCTGTATTACACTGATTCGGTGGAGGGAATTGACTGGTTCGGCAACAACATTCCGCCGGATTTCATCGTCGACATCAGCCGCACGATCGAATTGAAGCAAGAGATGCTGGCTTGTCATGCAAGTCAACGAAATTGGCTGCTCCGTCAGCATGGAATCGACGAATATTTGGAAAGTAGCCGTCGCTGGAGCGCTGCTCGCGGTCAGCAAGCAGGAGTCGCATACGGCGAAGGGTTTCGCCAGCACAGTGGGCATCCCTATCCCGGAGACAATCGGCTGTTGGAGTTGCTGAACTCCTCGTCCTAG